Genomic window (Pseudomonas sp. MM211):
CCGATTACACCAGCCCGTCGAGCGGCGAAACCTACCTGTTCATCTACCGCATCCCACACCCGGAACTGGATGCCTGGCACCGCGGCAGCCTGCTCTGGCCGCTGAGTGCGCTGGGTATCGCACTGGTCGTGCTGACCTTGTTCAGCCTGCTGCTGACCCTGTCCATCACTCGCCCGCTGAATCGCTTGCGCGGTGCAGTGCACGACCTCGGGCAGACCGCCTACCAGCAGAACAGCCTGGCGCGCCTGGCCAGCCGTCGTGACGAGTTTGGCGTGCTGGCCAACGACTTCAACCGCATGGGCGCACGCCTGCAGGATCTCATCTGCAGCCAGCGCCAGCTGTTACGCGACGTCTCCCATGAACTGCGTTCCCCGCTCGCCCGCCTGCGCATCGCCCTGGCGCTGGCGGAGCGCGCCGAGCCTGCAGAACGGGAAAAACTCTGGCCACGGCTGATTCGCGAATGCGACCGCCTGGAAGACCTGATCAGCGAAATCCTCACCCTCGCCCGCCTCGACGCCGAACCGGGCTCGGCGCAGAGCATCGACCTGGCCCAGTTGGCCGGTAAGCTGCGCGAGGACGTGAAGCTCAGCCATCCCGAGCAGCAGCTCGACGTCAGCTTGCAGCCGGGCATGCACCTGCAGGGCTGGCCAGACATGCTCGAGCGCGCGCTGGACAACCTGCTGCGCAACGCCCTGCGCTTCAGCCCCGCTGGGCAACCCATCGAGTTGAATTTCATACGTCGCACCGATGAGGTGTATCTGGAAGTCCGCGACCACGGCCCCGGCGTTGCCGAACAGCATCTGCCGCAGCTCGGCGAACCCTTCTTCCGCGCTCCCGGCCAGAGCGCAGCCGGTCACGGCCTCGGCCTGGCCATCGCACGCCGCGCCGCAGAACGCCACGGTGGTCGACTGCAGTTGGAAAATCACCCGGGCGGCGGCTTCAGCGCCAAGCTGATATTGCCCCTCGATGTGGTGCAGATCGAGTGAGCCATCCCAGATCATTCAGGCTGTAGCCCGAGCCCAAGCAACGCCTTGCCCACCAGGCGACTCCGCGTCAGCCCACCGAATGCAAAAACCGACTATTCCGCCAGGGCGAAGCGTGCGGCGCGCTCGATCAGCTCGGAGTCGGGGCGCACCCCGGTGTACAGGGCGAACTGCTCGACGGCCTGCAGAACGATCACTTCACCACCGGTGATGACCGGCTTGCCGAGCGAGCGGGCCAGGCGAATCAATGGGGTCTCCACCGGCACGGCGACCACATCGAATACCCACTTGGCAGCGGCAACGGCGCGCTCGTCGAAGGCCAATTGCTCGGCCTCCGCGCCACGCATACCCAGCGGCGTGACGTTGACCAGCAGGTCTGCCGGCTTGTCGCCCAGTGTCTCGACCAACTCACCCCGCACTGCTCTGCCAGCGCCCTGCCCGCCGCTTCGTTGCGGGCAACGATGAGGCCATTACCAAAGCCGCTGTCACGCAACGCGCAGGCTACTGCCTTGGCCATTCCGCCACTACCGCGCAGCGCGTATTGGCTGCTCTTGGGTACGCCGTGCAGCGCGAGCAGATGCACCACTGCGCTGTAATCGGTGTTATAGCCCGTCAGGTGGCCGTCATCGGCGACGATGGTGTTGACCGATTGCAGCGTCGCCGCCGACTCGTGCAAGGCGTCGAGGTGCGCGATGCAAGCTTCCTTGAACGGCATCGACACCGCACAGCCGCGAACGCCCAGCGCGCGAATGCCGCCGATGGCAGCCGGCAGGTCGGTGGTGGTGAAGGCTTTGTACAGATAATCCAGCTGCAGTTCCTGATACAGGTAGTTCTGGAAGCGCGTACCGAAATTCCCCGGCCGCCCGGAAAGCGACATGCACAGGCGGGTGTCCTTGCTGATGCTGAGTGTCATGCAAACAACCTCAGAGCCGGCTCAAAGTCTGCTACGCGCTTGCATTGCTCCAGCACGAGAGACGTTGGCCTGGCGCTTAGAAAATGTAATCGGTGGTCAGGAAATTCGATGAACGCTGACGAATCACCTCGCTGACCAGCGCCTTGTTGTCGTCCGTAAAACGGGTCGCCACCAGGGTGCGGATCGAGAAGGTACGCAGGGCGTCATGCACCGACAGCGTGCCCTCAGCGGAATCCTTGCGGCCGTTGAACGGGAAGGTATCCGGGCCGCGCTGGCACTGGGCGTTGATGTTGATGCGCCCGACCTGGTTGGCGAAGGCGTCGACCAGGCGACCGATCTGCTGCGCATCGTTGCCGAACAGGCTTAGCTGCTGACCGAAATCGGACTGCAGTACGTAATCGATCACCTGCTCGACATCCCGATACGGCACCACCGGCACCAGGGGCCCGAACTGCTCTTCGCCATACAGGCGCATCTGTGGCGTTACCGGGCACAGCAGCGCCGGATAGAAGAAGCTCTCGCGGTGCTCACCGCCGCCCGGGTTGATGATCTTCGCGCCTTTGTCGATGGCATCGGCCATGACCGTTTTCAGGTAATCGACCTTGCCCGGCTCGGGCAGTGGCGTCAGCGCGACGCCCGCGTCCCAGGGCATGCCGGGCTTGAGTTTGGCCAGGCCGGCGCTGAACTTGTCGAGGAATGGCTGCAGTACATCTTCATGAACGAAGAGGATTTTCAACGCGGTGCAACGCTGGCCGTTGAACGACAGCGCGCCAGTCAGTGCCTCGCTCACCGCGTTGTCCAGATCGACCTGGGGAAGCACGATGCCAGGATTCTTGGCATCCAGGCCCAGCGCCGCACGCAGGCGATGGGGCTTGGGGTGCAACTTCTTCAGATCACTGGCACCCCTGTGGGTGCCGATGAAGGCGAACACGTCGACCTTGCCACTCTCCATCAGAGCGCTGACCGTTTCGCGCCCGCGGCCGTAGATGATGTTGATCACGCCTGGCGGGAAGCTATCGCGGAACGCTTCCAGCAACGGACGCATCAGCAGTACACCGAACTTGGCCGGTTTGAACACCACCGTGTTGCCCATGATCAGCGCCGGAATCAGCGTGGTGAAGGTTTCGTTCAGCGGATAGTTATACGGCCCCATGCACAGCGCCACACCCAGCGGCACGCGGCGGATCTGCCCCAAGGTGCCCTGTTCCAGCTCGAAACGACTGGAGCGACGATCCAGCTCCTTGAGCGCTCCGATGGTGTCGACGATGTAATCGCAGGTACGGTCAAACTCCTTTTCGGAGTCCTTGAGGTTCTTGCCGATCTCCCACATCAGCAGCTTGACCACTGCCGTGCGCTGTTCACGCATGCGAGCCAGAAAGGCTTCGACATGGGCGATGCGTTCAGCGACGCGCAGGTTGGGCCACTGACCCTGGCCGTGATCGTAGGCTGCCACGGCGGCATCCAGCGCGGCCAGGGCAGCATCGGCGTCGAGCAGCGGCGTACTGCCGAGCACCACCTGGCGCTCGCCATCGTCCTCGGCGAGATAGATCGGGCTGCGCACCTGCGCCAGCGGCCCCTGCCAGTGGCGTAACTCGCCGCCGACCAGGTATTCACGCTGCTCGACTGGTGCATCGGGGCGGTAGGCTTCAGGAATATCGTGCAGACGGGGAAACAGCGCAGCAGGGTCGAAGGGACGGGACATGAGAACTCCTGGACGGAGGGAGCCCGGCCCCACGGCGCGGGCTATGACGAGATGAGTTGGCTCAGTTCAGCAGCGCCAGGGCATCGGCGCTCGCCTGGCGAACCTTGTCCCAACCCGCGGAGCTGTCCAGCATCCAGCTGCCGCCAACGCACATCACATTGGGCAGGGCCATGTAACGCTTCATGTTGTCGGGGCTGACGCCACCAGTCGGGCAGAAACGGATGTCTCCGAACGGGCCACTGAGGGCCTTGAGCGCTGCGGCTCCGCCGCAGACTTCCGCAGGAAACAGCTTGAAGCGGCGATAGCCGAGGGCGTAACCGACCATGATTTCCGAAGCGCTGGCCACACCGGGCAGCAGCGGGATCGGGCTGTCCAGGGCAGCACGCAGCAGTTCATCGGTAGAGCCTGGGCTGACGATGAATTGGGCACCGGCCTCCTCCACCGATTCGAGCATGCGGCGATCCAGCACCGTGCCGGCACCAACGCACAGATGCGGTCGTTCTTCACGCAGGCGGCGGATGGCCGTCAGGCCAT
Coding sequences:
- a CDS encoding bifunctional 4-hydroxy-2-oxoglutarate aldolase/2-dehydro-3-deoxy-phosphogluconate aldolase; translated protein: MTHAISRPTPTMAEKIASIDVLCERARIMPVITIAREEDILPLADALDAGGLQVLEITLRSVHGLTAIRRLREERPHLCVGAGTVLDRRMLESVEEAGAQFIVSPGSTDELLRAALDSPIPLLPGVASASEIMVGYALGYRRFKLFPAEVCGGAAALKALSGPFGDIRFCPTGGVSPDNMKRYMALPNVMCVGGSWMLDSSAGWDKVRQASADALALLN
- a CDS encoding sensor histidine kinase; this encodes MRSLFWRILGSFWLAIALVAGLSMLLGRALNQDAWILNQHPGLENLPAQWVQAYETDGARAAQDVLEQRKRRFRIDTQVLTEAGQPVIRGTFPPRAAAFEERNEGERRLPWRRLTTDYTSPSSGETYLFIYRIPHPELDAWHRGSLLWPLSALGIALVVLTLFSLLLTLSITRPLNRLRGAVHDLGQTAYQQNSLARLASRRDEFGVLANDFNRMGARLQDLICSQRQLLRDVSHELRSPLARLRIALALAERAEPAEREKLWPRLIRECDRLEDLISEILTLARLDAEPGSAQSIDLAQLAGKLREDVKLSHPEQQLDVSLQPGMHLQGWPDMLERALDNLLRNALRFSPAGQPIELNFIRRTDEVYLEVRDHGPGVAEQHLPQLGEPFFRAPGQSAAGHGLGLAIARRAAERHGGRLQLENHPGGGFSAKLILPLDVVQIE
- a CDS encoding NADP-dependent glyceraldehyde-3-phosphate dehydrogenase; its protein translation is MSRPFDPAALFPRLHDIPEAYRPDAPVEQREYLVGGELRHWQGPLAQVRSPIYLAEDDGERQVVLGSTPLLDADAALAALDAAVAAYDHGQGQWPNLRVAERIAHVEAFLARMREQRTAVVKLLMWEIGKNLKDSEKEFDRTCDYIVDTIGALKELDRRSSRFELEQGTLGQIRRVPLGVALCMGPYNYPLNETFTTLIPALIMGNTVVFKPAKFGVLLMRPLLEAFRDSFPPGVINIIYGRGRETVSALMESGKVDVFAFIGTHRGASDLKKLHPKPHRLRAALGLDAKNPGIVLPQVDLDNAVSEALTGALSFNGQRCTALKILFVHEDVLQPFLDKFSAGLAKLKPGMPWDAGVALTPLPEPGKVDYLKTVMADAIDKGAKIINPGGGEHRESFFYPALLCPVTPQMRLYGEEQFGPLVPVVPYRDVEQVIDYVLQSDFGQQLSLFGNDAQQIGRLVDAFANQVGRININAQCQRGPDTFPFNGRKDSAEGTLSVHDALRTFSIRTLVATRFTDDNKALVSEVIRQRSSNFLTTDYIF